A window of the Cystobacter fuscus genome harbors these coding sequences:
- a CDS encoding RtcB family protein, translating into MQPNLNRLLRALAREGLDVTYDGRVYTVRLQRDAHAPPAEVLLPPDLPVEGKAFQQLAALAALKHPDGGRVKHVRATPDFHPGDSGVAIGSVVHTEGLVVPGAVGTDINCGMRLHVADIPVEAFLARRDAFVERMKGHYFFGTRDVALGSRAVEALLRDGLPGWLVETLEQPLGAVARADLGQLDRESTRVHLGGALEGDPAWAPMGLRREGVVRDPGLATIGGGNHFVEVQRVEAVVDRARAWRWGVREGQLAFMVHSGSRDLGKHVGLTWQERARATWPVGAPFPESGILPLADPALVREYLRAEATAANYAFLNRLLLAELLRLTLRELFGDVEAPLVYDVPHNITLPWEGGWLARKGACPAEEEQPVIIPGSMGAESYLMVGLGNARALASASHGAGRARSRFSMARGGADQREEALGLTGVDCITLRAERRIEEAPAAYKPIGPVVASQVEAGIVREVARMRPLMTFKA; encoded by the coding sequence ATGCAGCCGAACTTGAACCGGCTCCTGCGGGCGCTCGCCCGCGAGGGGCTCGATGTGACGTACGACGGTCGTGTCTACACGGTACGCCTCCAGCGGGACGCGCACGCTCCCCCCGCCGAGGTGCTTCTTCCGCCCGACCTGCCCGTAGAGGGCAAGGCCTTCCAACAACTCGCCGCGCTCGCGGCGCTGAAGCATCCGGACGGAGGCCGTGTGAAGCACGTGCGCGCCACGCCGGACTTCCACCCGGGCGACTCCGGAGTGGCCATCGGCTCGGTGGTGCACACGGAGGGGCTGGTGGTGCCCGGCGCGGTGGGCACCGACATCAACTGCGGCATGCGTCTGCACGTCGCGGACATTCCCGTGGAGGCCTTCCTCGCCCGCCGCGACGCCTTCGTCGAACGGATGAAGGGCCACTACTTCTTCGGCACCCGGGACGTGGCCCTGGGCTCGCGCGCGGTGGAGGCGCTCCTGCGCGACGGCCTGCCGGGTTGGCTCGTGGAAACGCTGGAGCAGCCACTGGGCGCGGTGGCGAGGGCGGACCTGGGACAGCTCGATCGGGAGTCCACGCGGGTGCACCTGGGGGGAGCACTCGAGGGAGATCCAGCGTGGGCGCCCATGGGGCTGCGCCGCGAGGGCGTGGTGCGAGACCCGGGGCTGGCGACCATCGGCGGGGGCAACCACTTCGTTGAAGTGCAGCGGGTGGAGGCGGTGGTGGATCGCGCGCGGGCTTGGCGGTGGGGCGTGCGCGAGGGGCAGCTCGCGTTCATGGTGCACTCCGGCTCGAGGGACCTGGGCAAGCACGTGGGGCTCACGTGGCAGGAGCGGGCGAGGGCCACGTGGCCGGTGGGGGCGCCCTTCCCGGAGAGCGGAATCCTGCCATTGGCGGATCCGGCGCTGGTGCGCGAGTACCTCCGGGCCGAGGCCACGGCGGCCAACTATGCCTTCCTCAACCGGCTGCTGTTGGCGGAGCTGTTGCGGCTCACCCTGCGGGAGCTGTTCGGGGACGTGGAGGCGCCGCTCGTCTACGACGTGCCGCACAACATCACGCTGCCGTGGGAGGGCGGGTGGCTGGCGCGCAAGGGCGCGTGCCCGGCGGAGGAGGAGCAGCCGGTCATCATCCCCGGCTCCATGGGGGCCGAGTCCTATCTGATGGTGGGGCTGGGCAATGCGCGGGCGCTGGCGTCGGCGTCGCACGGAGCGGGACGGGCGCGCTCGCGCTTCTCCATGGCGCGGGGCGGAGCGGATCAGCGGGAGGAGGCGCTGGGGCTGACGGGAGTGGATTGCATCACCTTGCGAGCCGAGCGCCGCATCGAGGAGGCGCCCGCGGCCTACAAACCGATTGGCCCGGTGGTGGCCTCGCAGGTGGAGGCGGGCATCGTCCGGGAGGTGGCGCGGATGCGCCCGCTGATGACCTTCAAGGCGTGA
- a CDS encoding sensor histidine kinase, which produces MSAEDEAPEKAAAPETTIAELLALVARMAAQQPHAPMHVGSGPLAPLAVALNDLSARLEARRTKKTEDVFGIQTLIAQSPNIMFACDAEARIRFLNYTLPLHTPEMAMGTLLYSWFEPYMVERVRGIIEKVLTTGERYAFEIPPSLHTGAEWYMARVAPIRMGQQLVGFTVILTDISELKHSQLSLERSNRELESFAYVASHDLQEPLRKIQTFGERLVKTSATTLSPEGRDYVDRMQGAATRMRRLIDDLLAFSRVSSKTRPFSQVDLAVVAREVLADLESAIEQAGATVTLEALPVLEADATQMRQLLQNLVGNALKFRREGVPPVISVRGTVDPRSQRCELVVEDNGIGFEEKFADRIFNVFQRLHGRGQYEGTGIGLAICRKIAERHGGSIRARSTPGEGAAFLVSLPLKQLMRQ; this is translated from the coding sequence ATGAGTGCGGAGGACGAAGCGCCGGAGAAGGCGGCGGCTCCCGAGACGACGATCGCGGAGTTGCTCGCGCTGGTCGCGAGGATGGCAGCCCAACAGCCGCATGCTCCGATGCACGTGGGGAGCGGACCGCTCGCTCCGCTGGCCGTGGCGCTCAACGACCTGTCCGCCCGGCTCGAGGCGCGCCGCACGAAGAAGACGGAGGACGTGTTTGGCATCCAGACGCTGATCGCACAGTCGCCGAACATCATGTTCGCCTGTGATGCCGAGGCGAGGATCCGCTTCCTCAATTACACCCTGCCCCTGCACACCCCCGAGATGGCGATGGGGACTCTCCTCTATTCCTGGTTCGAGCCGTACATGGTCGAGCGGGTCCGCGGCATCATCGAGAAGGTGCTCACGACCGGCGAGCGCTATGCCTTCGAGATTCCTCCCTCCCTCCACACCGGCGCCGAGTGGTACATGGCCCGGGTCGCGCCCATCCGGATGGGTCAGCAGCTCGTCGGCTTCACGGTGATCCTCACCGACATCTCCGAACTCAAGCACTCCCAGCTCAGTCTGGAGCGCTCCAACCGCGAGCTGGAGAGCTTCGCGTATGTGGCCTCGCACGACCTGCAGGAGCCGCTGAGGAAGATCCAGACCTTCGGCGAGCGCCTGGTGAAGACGTCCGCCACCACGCTCAGCCCCGAGGGCCGCGACTACGTCGATCGCATGCAGGGCGCCGCGACTCGCATGCGCCGGCTGATCGATGATCTGCTCGCCTTCTCGCGGGTATCGTCGAAGACCCGGCCCTTCTCCCAGGTGGACCTCGCCGTGGTCGCCCGCGAGGTGCTGGCGGACCTGGAGTCGGCGATCGAGCAGGCGGGAGCGACCGTCACGCTGGAGGCGCTGCCCGTGCTCGAGGCCGATGCCACGCAGATGCGCCAGCTCCTGCAGAACCTGGTGGGCAACGCCCTCAAGTTCCGCCGCGAGGGCGTGCCTCCGGTCATCTCCGTGCGCGGCACGGTGGATCCTCGCTCCCAGCGGTGTGAGCTGGTGGTGGAGGACAACGGCATCGGCTTCGAGGAGAAGTTCGCCGATCGCATCTTCAACGTGTTCCAGCGCCTGCACGGGCGTGGCCAGTACGAGGGCACGGGGATTGGTCTCGCCATCTGCCGGAAGATCGCCGAGCGTCACGGGGGGAGCATCCGGGCACGGAGCACCCCTGGAGAGGGAGCGGCCTTCCTCGTCTCGTTGCCGCTCAAGCAGCTCATGCGCCAGTGA